The following proteins come from a genomic window of Trifolium pratense cultivar HEN17-A07 linkage group LG4, ARS_RC_1.1, whole genome shotgun sequence:
- the LOC123924877 gene encoding beta-glucosidase 11-like: MMNLLAAAVLVSVISIANAFSRNDFPPHFLFGASTSAYQVEGAANEDGRKPSIWDTFAHSGNGGLYKGDGDIACDQYHKYKDDVQLMSKMGLDAYRFSISWSRLIPDGRGPINPKGLEYYNNLINELTSQGIQPHVTLYHWDLPQALEDEYGGWVSRRIIKDFTAYADICFREFGDRVKHWTTVNEGNVVSIGGYDAGFLPPQRCSPSSIFNCSKGNSSTEPYLVTHHMLLAHASAARLYRIKYKAKQQGFIGFNLLFFGFVPLTNTSEDIIATQRAQDFYTGWFMNPFIFGEYPDIMKKNVGSRLPFFTSRESNLVKGSIDFLGINFYYAFYIKNNAKSLQKKNRDYTADTAVEFKPFPGNGTSTDEIPVIPWILQELLHSLKNNYGNFPIYIHETGQQTRRNSSLDDWPRVKYMNEYIGSLLDMLRNGLNIRGYFVWSFLDVFELLGGYKASFGLYYIDLEDPTLRRQPKLSSVWYSNFLNNRTMDSKITLKIEDNSSAVSNTPLMHAST, from the exons atgatgaatttgttagCAGCAGCTGTATTGGTATCAGTGATCTCTATTGCTAATGCATTCAGCAGGAATGATTTCCCTCCTCACTTCTTGTTTGGTGCTTCAACTTCAGCTTATCAG GTTGAAGGTGCAGCAAATGAAGATGGAAGGAAGCCAAGCATATGGGACACCTTTGCACATTCTGGCAATG GAGGGCTATACAAGGGAGATGGTGACATTGCATGTGATCAATATCACAAATATAAG GATGATGTCCAACTCATGTCTAAAATGGGTTTAGATGCCTACAGATTTTCTATATCATGGTCAAGACTTATTCCAG ATGGGAGAGGGCCAATAAATCCTAAGGGATTGGAATATTACAACAACCTCATCAATGAACTAACAAGCCAAG GAATTCAACCACATGTTACATTGTATCATTGGGATCTACCACAAGCACTTGAAGATGAATATGGAGGATGGGTTAGTAGAAGAATTAT AAAAGACTTCACAGCATATGCAGATATATGCTTCAGAGAGTTTGGAGATAGAGTTAAACACTGGACCACAGTGAATGAAGGGAATGTGGTTTCAATTGGGGGCTATGATGCAGGATTTTTACCACCACAAAGGTGTTCTCCTTCGTCTATATTTAACTGCTCCAAAGGAAATTCTTCAACTGAGCCATATTTGGTAACTCATCATATGTTGTTAGCACATGCATCAGCTGCAAGACTGTATAGAATTAAGTACAAG GCCAAGCAACAGGGATTTATTGGGTTTAATCtccttttttttggttttgttccaCTAACAAATACTAGTGAAGACATAATTGCTACTCAAAGAGCCCAAGACTTCTATACTGGGTG GTTTATGAATCCCTTCATTTTTGGAGAATATCCTGACATCATGAAAAAGAATGTTGGCTCGAGGCTTCCTTTCTTCACCAGTAGGGAATCAAATTTGGTTAAGGGCTCCATTGACTTCCTTGGAATCAATTTTTACTACGCATTTTATATTAAGAACAACGCGAAAAGCTTGCAAAAAAAGAATAGAGATTACACAGCAGATACGGCTGTGGAATTTAAAC cCTTCCCTGGAAATGGTACATCTACAGATGAG ATTCCAGTTATACCCTGGATTTTGCAAGAGCTGCTTCATTCATTGAAGAATAATTATGGCAATTTTCCAATTTACATTCATGAAACTG GTCAACAAACACGTAGAAATTCATCCTTAGATGACTGGCCAAGGGTGAAATATATGAATGAATACATAGGGAGCCTGCTTGATATGCTAAG GAATGGACTGAATATAAGAGGTTATTTTGTATGGTcctttttggatgtgtttgagTTACTAGGTGGATATAAAGCAAGTTTTGGCTTATATTACATAGATTTGGAAGATCCAACCTTGAGGAGACAACCTAAACTTTCTTCTGTTTGGTACTCAAATTTTCTAAACAACAGAACTATGGACTCAAAGATCACCTTGAAAATTGAGGATAATTCATCTGCAGTCTCCAACACTCCCTTAATGCATGCTTCCACTTAA
- the LOC123924878 gene encoding LIMR family protein At5g01460: protein MGDFNLALVIVAIVVCIIVFIFNVYLLVNYQHPDDVNQAYFPKFVVVLGLSVAAISILMLPADVANRHACRHAIYNGACNLTLPMKDLWLAVYILDAILVFFVIPFAMFYYEGDQDKSIGKRIKSALCWMVTTTIVCALVLGILYGLIGKVDFTVRHLSSSTSSFPGSWQQFNSGQECIGTGTRQCSAYSASPSSEKTWTMRTTFPEYVVALATIVGSVLFSIFGGVGIACLPLGLIFSFIRRPKAVITRSQYIKEATELGKKAKELKKAAESLHQEERAGSKGRKFRKNVKSVEKELFQLEEDVKLLEEMYPQGEQAETTWALTVLGYLAKFVLGILGLIVSVAWIAHIIIYLLINPPLSPFLNEVFIKLDDIWGLLGTAAFAFFCFYLLLAVIAGAMMLGLRLVFITIHPMKWGGTLMNSFLFNVGLILLCSISVIQFCSTAFAYYAQATAAQEIFGHTLESLRGIKYLYKYNVFQIAFVILAGLTFVYYAACGWRRKKPSGKFQLST from the exons ATGGGAGATTTCAACTTAGCACTAGTAATCGTAGCGATCGTTGTATGCATAATCGTGTTCATCTTCAATGTCTACCTTCTTGTTAACTACCAACATCCCGATGACGTTAATCAAGCTTACTTCCCTAAATTCGTCGTCGTTTTGGGTCTCTCTGTTGCAGCCATTTCAATTCTCATGCTCCCCGCCGATGTGGCTAACCGGCATGCTTGTCGTCATGCCATTTATAATGGAGCGTGTAATCTCACACTCCCCATGAAAGATCTTTGGCTTGCGGTTTATATCCTTGACGCTATTCTTGTTTTCTTCGTTATTCCGTTTGCAATGTTTTACTATGAAGGTGACCAAGATAA GAGTATTGGGAAGAGGATTAAGAGTGCGTTGTGCTGGATGGTGACAACTACTATTGTGTGTGCTCTCGTTTTGGGTATTTTGTATG GGCTTATTGGGAAGGTCGATTTTACTGTGAGGCATTTGTCTTCTTCCACAAGCTCATTTCCTGGCTCATGGCAACAATTCAATAGTGGTCAAGAGTGTATTGGAACTGGCACCCGTCAG TGCTCTGCATACTCGGCTAGTCCTTCGTCAGAGAAAACTTGGACTATGCGCACTACCTTTCCAGAATATGTTGTTGCTCTTGCTACTATTGTTGGATCTGTGCTTTTCTCT ATATTTGGTGGTGTTGGTATTGCTTGTCTTCCATTGGGacttatattttcatttattcgGCGTCCAAAGGCTGTTATCACTCGCTCACAATATATCAAG GAAGCAACTGAACTGggtaaaaaggcaaaagaactAAAGAAAGCAGCTGAGTCACTTCATCAAGAAGAAAGAGCTGGTTCAAAGGGTAGGAAATTTCGAAAAAATGTGAAATCGGTGGAAAAG GAGTTGTTTCAATTAGAAGAAGATGTAAAGCTTCTTGAGGAGATGTATCCACAAGGGGAGCAG GCTGAGACAACATGGGCACTAACAGTTCTTGGATATCTGGcaaaatttgttttaggaattTTAGG ACTTATTGTTTCTGTGGCATGGATTGCTCATATCATTATCTACCTATTAATTAATCCTCCTCTTTCTCCTTTCCTGAATGAAGTTTTCATCAAGCTAGATGATATATGGG GTCTTCTGGGTACTGCTGCATTTGCATTTTTCTGCTTCTACCTTCTCCTTGCCGTGATTGCTGGTGCCATGATGCTTGGGCTGAGACTAGTTTTTATTACTATACATCCCAtgaa GTGGGGAGGGACTCTCATGAACTCTTTCCTGTTCAATGTTGGACTTATCCTTCTTTGCTCTATCAG TGTGATCCAGTTCTGCTCCACAGCATTTGCCTACTATGCTCAAGCAACTGCAGCACAGGAAATATTTGGCCACACTTTGGAGTCTCTTCGTGGAATTAAATATTTGTACAA GTACAATGTATTTCAGATTGCATTTGTTATTTTGGCTGGATTGACTTTTGTTTATTATGCTGCGTGT GGATGGAGAAGAAAGAAGCCTAGTGGCAAGTTCCAGTTGTCTACATAA
- the LOC123924879 gene encoding GDSL esterase/lipase CPRD49-like, with translation MQKKKEKSKHKIKVYKLRIFYELFGCVEVRDMVGPLRPQIVLFGSSIVQLSYSDDGWGSILTNLYSRKADIILRGYCGWNSRRAVQVLDTIFPKNAAEQPSLVIVYFGGNDSIHPHPSGLGPHVPLEEYIENMRKIIIHLKSLSKKTRIILLSSPPVNEAQIPESFSNILGPLKRTNESCRLYSEACLELCHEMNVKAIDLWSALQQREDWSDVCFTDGIHLSHEGSKIVAKEILKVLESANWEPSLHWKSMPNEFAEDSLYDPVAVDEKTTVNVSNWSFQKNSDWERDLCISKPLNGH, from the exons AtgcaaaagaagaaagaaaaatcaaaacacaaaattaaagTCTATAAATTAAGAATATTTTATGAGCTATTTGGTTGTGTGGAAGTGAGAGATATGGTGGGACCACTTAGACCTCAAATTGTGTTGTTTGGTTCTTCAATTGTTCAACTTAGTTATAGTGATGATGGTTGGGGTTCTATTCTCACAAACTTGTATTCTCGCAAG GCAGATATAATTTTGAGAGGATACTGTGGTTGGAATTCAAGGCGTGCTGTGCAGGTTCTGGATACAATTTTTCCCAAG AATGCAGCTGAGCAACCATCATTGGTTATTGTGTACTTTGGTGGCAATGATTCTATTCATCCACATCCATCTGGCCTTGGTCCTCATGTACCCCTTGAAGAATACATAGAAAATATGAGGAAGATCATTATCCATCTTAAG AGCCTGTCGAAGAAGACTCGCATAATATTGCTCAGTTCTCCTCCGGTCAATGAGGCGCAAATTCCCGAATCATTCAG TAATATATTGGGGCCATTAAAGAGGACAAATGAATCTTGTAGACTTTATTCAGAAGCATGTTTGGAGTTGTGCCATGAGATGAATGTCAAGGCCATTGACCTCTGGTCTGCACTTCAGCAAAGGGAGGACTGGTCAGATGTTTGCTTCAC GGATGGAATTCATTTGTCACATGAGGGGAGCAAGATAGTGGCAAAAGAGATATTGAAGGTCCTCGAAAGTGCGAATTGGGAACCAAGTCTACACTGGAAATCAATGCCAAATGAGTTTGCAGAAGATTCACTATATGATCCAGTTGCTGTAGATGAAAAGACTACTGTAAATGTCTCCAACTGGAGTTTCCAGAAAAATTCCGACTGGGAAAGAGATTTGTGCATTTCCAAGCCATTGAATGGCCATTAG